A window of the bacterium genome harbors these coding sequences:
- the purS gene encoding phosphoribosylformylglycinamidine synthase subunit PurS, giving the protein MARASVYVTYKKGVLDPQGETIKGALGSLGFARVRSARVGKYIELELDDAPREDIRTEIEKMCRELLANPVIEDFRIEFSEDEASNAPPEARE; this is encoded by the coding sequence ATGGCGAGAGCCTCGGTATACGTCACTTACAAAAAAGGGGTGCTGGACCCCCAGGGGGAAACCATCAAGGGCGCCCTCGGCTCGCTCGGCTTCGCCAGGGTGCGCTCGGCCCGCGTCGGCAAGTACATCGAACTCGAGCTGGACGACGCCCCCCGAGAGGATATTCGCACCGAGATCGAGAAAATGTGCCGGGAGCTTCTCGCCAACCCGGTCATCGAAGATTTCCGAATTGAGTTTTCCGAAGACGAAGCATCCAACGCACCGCCCGAAGCGCGAGAATAA
- the purQ gene encoding phosphoribosylformylglycinamidine synthase subunit PurQ, whose amino-acid sequence MRFAIIVFPGSNCDHDCYHAVEHILGESALFVWHKEADLGDADAVILPGGFSYGDYLRAGAIARISPAMKSVIAHAREGRPVIGICNGFQVLTESGLLPGALRRNASLKFICDNIWMRCETSRTPFTRGISPGERLRMPIAHGEGNYYCTPEELEELKANDQIVFRYCNPEGDMSSESNPNGSLSHIAGICNREGNVVGLMPHPERAAEADLGGTDGLRLFTSALAAGVP is encoded by the coding sequence ATGCGATTCGCCATCATCGTTTTTCCCGGCTCGAACTGCGACCATGACTGCTACCACGCGGTCGAGCACATCCTCGGGGAGTCGGCCCTGTTCGTCTGGCACAAGGAGGCCGACCTCGGCGATGCCGACGCCGTCATCCTGCCGGGCGGCTTCAGCTACGGCGACTACCTCCGGGCGGGCGCCATCGCCCGCATCTCGCCGGCCATGAAATCCGTCATCGCCCACGCCCGCGAGGGGCGCCCCGTCATCGGCATCTGCAACGGCTTCCAGGTGCTGACCGAGAGCGGCCTTCTGCCCGGCGCCCTCCGGCGGAATGCCTCCCTGAAATTCATCTGCGACAACATCTGGATGCGCTGCGAAACCTCCCGGACGCCCTTCACCCGCGGCATCTCTCCGGGCGAGCGCCTCCGCATGCCGATTGCGCACGGCGAGGGAAACTACTACTGCACCCCGGAGGAGCTGGAAGAGCTCAAGGCGAACGATCAGATCGTCTTCCGCTACTGCAACCCCGAGGGCGACATGAGCAGCGAGTCGAATCCGAACGGCTCCCTCAGCCACATCGCCGGCATCTGCAACCGCGAGGGCAACGTGGTCGGCCTCATGCCCCACCCGGAGCGCGCCGCAGAGGCCGACTTGGGCGGCACGGACGGGCTCCGGCTCTTCACCTCCGCCCTGGCGGCGGGTGTCCCATGA